Proteins encoded in a region of the Euleptes europaea isolate rEulEur1 chromosome 3, rEulEur1.hap1, whole genome shotgun sequence genome:
- the POLDIP3 gene encoding polymerase delta-interacting protein 3 isoform X1 — MSGLRSLRLVSRPSENMADLSLDELIRKRGVNVNLKGRLNTRPVFGGLRSRIGVQQTFLGRPTSSLGFQRTFDARQKIGVTDARQKIGVKDAREKLLQKDARFKIQGKVQDAREMLNSRKQQSVEKVTKVVDAREKISLKRSAPTAAIINSAMEAVAPAVKITKTIQQKAAAPSHTHPAGMKINVVNNHTHKQCLYDMEDEEETVSPLPSKQMKITTTNSFLHNAAGLSGSKFSLSKTVPLTKVVQNDAYTAPAAPPSPIRTKALTNMSRTLVTKEEPPKEPAPVEPAFSPLEGTKMTVNNLHPRVTEEDIVELFCVCGALKRARLVHPGMAEVVFVKKEDAITAYKKYNNRCLDGQPMKCNLHMNGNIITSDQPILLRLSDTPSVKKEGEPRRTSVGASSNPPAEVDPDTILKALFKSSGTSSSVQPTEFKIKL; from the exons ATGTCCGGGCTTCGGTCGCTGCGACTTGTCTCCAGGCCTAGCGAAAACATGGCGGACTTGTCTCTGGACGAGCTGATCAGGAAGCGCGGTGTCAATGTAAACCTGAAGGGGAG GTTGAATACCAGGCCAGTATTTGGTGGTCTCAGATCTCGAATTGGAGTCCAACAAACTTTTCTTGGCAGGCCAACATCAAGTCTTGGTTTCCAACGGACATTTGATGCACGTCAAAAGATTGGTGTTACTGATGCCCGGCAGAAAATTGGTGTGAAAGATGCCCGGGAGAAACTGCTTCAGAAAGATGCCAGGTTCAAAATCCAAGGGAAAGTACAGGATGCCCGAGAGATGCTCAATTCTAGAAAACAGCAAAGTGTCGAGAAGGTGACCAAAGTTGTTGATGCCAGAGAGAAGATCAGCTTGAAAAGGAGTGCACCTACTGCAGCCATTATAAACAGTGCTATGGAAGCAGTGGCCCCTGCCGTGAAGATAACAAAAACTATTCAA CAGAAGGCTGCAGCTCCATCACACACTCACCCTGCAGGTATGAAGATCAATGTTGTgaacaatcacacacacaaacag TGCCTGTACGATATGgaagatgaggaagaaactgTATCTCCCCTTCCTAGCAAACAGATGAAAATTACTACCACAAACAGCTTTCTCCATAATGCA GCTGGGCTcagtggcagcaagttctctttGTCAAAGACTGTTCCCCTCACAAAAGTTGTCCAGAATGATGCCTATACAGCCCCTGCAGCTCCACCTTCCCCCATCCGGACAAAGGCCCTGACAAACATGTCCCGAACCTTGGTGACCAAGGAGGAACCCCCTAAAGAGCCTGCACCAGTTGAG CCGGCCTTCAGCCCATTAGAAGGTACCAAGATGACTGTGAATAATTTGCACCCTCGAGTCACAGAGGAGGACATTGTT GAGTTGTTCTGCGTATGTGGTGCCCTGAAGCGAGCCCGTCTAGTGCACCCTGGAATGGCTGAGGTTGTGTTTGTGAAAAAGGAGGATGCCATCACTGCGTATAAGAAATACAACAACAGGTGCTTGGATG GGCAACCAATGAAATGCAACCTTCATATGAATGGAAATATCATCACATCTGACCAACCCATCTTGCT TCGATTAAGTGACACCCCCTCAGTGAAGAAAGAAGGTGAACCACGTCGGACAAGTGTAGGAGCCTCCTCAAATCCACCTGCTGAGGTGGACCCTGATACCATCTTGAAGGCACTCTTCAAATCCTCAGGGACCTCCTCTTCTGTGCAGCCTACAGAGTTCAAAATCAAACTTTGA
- the POLDIP3 gene encoding polymerase delta-interacting protein 3 isoform X2, which translates to MSGLRSLRLVSRPSENMADLSLDELIRKRGVNVNLKGRLNTRPVFGGLRSRIGVQQTFLGRPTSSLGFQRTFDARQKIGVTDARQKIGVKDAREKLLQKDARFKIQGKVQDAREMLNSRKQQSVEKVTKVVDAREKISLKRSAPTAAIINSAMEAVAPAVKITKTIQKAAAPSHTHPAGMKINVVNNHTHKQCLYDMEDEEETVSPLPSKQMKITTTNSFLHNAAGLSGSKFSLSKTVPLTKVVQNDAYTAPAAPPSPIRTKALTNMSRTLVTKEEPPKEPAPVEPAFSPLEGTKMTVNNLHPRVTEEDIVELFCVCGALKRARLVHPGMAEVVFVKKEDAITAYKKYNNRCLDGQPMKCNLHMNGNIITSDQPILLRLSDTPSVKKEGEPRRTSVGASSNPPAEVDPDTILKALFKSSGTSSSVQPTEFKIKL; encoded by the exons ATGTCCGGGCTTCGGTCGCTGCGACTTGTCTCCAGGCCTAGCGAAAACATGGCGGACTTGTCTCTGGACGAGCTGATCAGGAAGCGCGGTGTCAATGTAAACCTGAAGGGGAG GTTGAATACCAGGCCAGTATTTGGTGGTCTCAGATCTCGAATTGGAGTCCAACAAACTTTTCTTGGCAGGCCAACATCAAGTCTTGGTTTCCAACGGACATTTGATGCACGTCAAAAGATTGGTGTTACTGATGCCCGGCAGAAAATTGGTGTGAAAGATGCCCGGGAGAAACTGCTTCAGAAAGATGCCAGGTTCAAAATCCAAGGGAAAGTACAGGATGCCCGAGAGATGCTCAATTCTAGAAAACAGCAAAGTGTCGAGAAGGTGACCAAAGTTGTTGATGCCAGAGAGAAGATCAGCTTGAAAAGGAGTGCACCTACTGCAGCCATTATAAACAGTGCTATGGAAGCAGTGGCCCCTGCCGTGAAGATAACAAAAACTATTCAA AAGGCTGCAGCTCCATCACACACTCACCCTGCAGGTATGAAGATCAATGTTGTgaacaatcacacacacaaacag TGCCTGTACGATATGgaagatgaggaagaaactgTATCTCCCCTTCCTAGCAAACAGATGAAAATTACTACCACAAACAGCTTTCTCCATAATGCA GCTGGGCTcagtggcagcaagttctctttGTCAAAGACTGTTCCCCTCACAAAAGTTGTCCAGAATGATGCCTATACAGCCCCTGCAGCTCCACCTTCCCCCATCCGGACAAAGGCCCTGACAAACATGTCCCGAACCTTGGTGACCAAGGAGGAACCCCCTAAAGAGCCTGCACCAGTTGAG CCGGCCTTCAGCCCATTAGAAGGTACCAAGATGACTGTGAATAATTTGCACCCTCGAGTCACAGAGGAGGACATTGTT GAGTTGTTCTGCGTATGTGGTGCCCTGAAGCGAGCCCGTCTAGTGCACCCTGGAATGGCTGAGGTTGTGTTTGTGAAAAAGGAGGATGCCATCACTGCGTATAAGAAATACAACAACAGGTGCTTGGATG GGCAACCAATGAAATGCAACCTTCATATGAATGGAAATATCATCACATCTGACCAACCCATCTTGCT TCGATTAAGTGACACCCCCTCAGTGAAGAAAGAAGGTGAACCACGTCGGACAAGTGTAGGAGCCTCCTCAAATCCACCTGCTGAGGTGGACCCTGATACCATCTTGAAGGCACTCTTCAAATCCTCAGGGACCTCCTCTTCTGTGCAGCCTACAGAGTTCAAAATCAAACTTTGA
- the POLDIP3 gene encoding polymerase delta-interacting protein 3 isoform X3, whose product MSGLRSLRLVSRPSENMADLSLDELIRKRGVNVNLKGRLNTRPVFGGLRSRIGVQQTFLGRPTSSLGFQRTFDARQKIGVTDARQKIGVKDAREKLLQKDARFKIQGKVQDAREMLNSRKQQSVEKVTKVVDAREKISLKRSAPTAAIINSAMEAVAPAVKITKTIQCLYDMEDEEETVSPLPSKQMKITTTNSFLHNAAGLSGSKFSLSKTVPLTKVVQNDAYTAPAAPPSPIRTKALTNMSRTLVTKEEPPKEPAPVEPAFSPLEGTKMTVNNLHPRVTEEDIVELFCVCGALKRARLVHPGMAEVVFVKKEDAITAYKKYNNRCLDGQPMKCNLHMNGNIITSDQPILLRLSDTPSVKKEGEPRRTSVGASSNPPAEVDPDTILKALFKSSGTSSSVQPTEFKIKL is encoded by the exons ATGTCCGGGCTTCGGTCGCTGCGACTTGTCTCCAGGCCTAGCGAAAACATGGCGGACTTGTCTCTGGACGAGCTGATCAGGAAGCGCGGTGTCAATGTAAACCTGAAGGGGAG GTTGAATACCAGGCCAGTATTTGGTGGTCTCAGATCTCGAATTGGAGTCCAACAAACTTTTCTTGGCAGGCCAACATCAAGTCTTGGTTTCCAACGGACATTTGATGCACGTCAAAAGATTGGTGTTACTGATGCCCGGCAGAAAATTGGTGTGAAAGATGCCCGGGAGAAACTGCTTCAGAAAGATGCCAGGTTCAAAATCCAAGGGAAAGTACAGGATGCCCGAGAGATGCTCAATTCTAGAAAACAGCAAAGTGTCGAGAAGGTGACCAAAGTTGTTGATGCCAGAGAGAAGATCAGCTTGAAAAGGAGTGCACCTACTGCAGCCATTATAAACAGTGCTATGGAAGCAGTGGCCCCTGCCGTGAAGATAACAAAAACTATTCAA TGCCTGTACGATATGgaagatgaggaagaaactgTATCTCCCCTTCCTAGCAAACAGATGAAAATTACTACCACAAACAGCTTTCTCCATAATGCA GCTGGGCTcagtggcagcaagttctctttGTCAAAGACTGTTCCCCTCACAAAAGTTGTCCAGAATGATGCCTATACAGCCCCTGCAGCTCCACCTTCCCCCATCCGGACAAAGGCCCTGACAAACATGTCCCGAACCTTGGTGACCAAGGAGGAACCCCCTAAAGAGCCTGCACCAGTTGAG CCGGCCTTCAGCCCATTAGAAGGTACCAAGATGACTGTGAATAATTTGCACCCTCGAGTCACAGAGGAGGACATTGTT GAGTTGTTCTGCGTATGTGGTGCCCTGAAGCGAGCCCGTCTAGTGCACCCTGGAATGGCTGAGGTTGTGTTTGTGAAAAAGGAGGATGCCATCACTGCGTATAAGAAATACAACAACAGGTGCTTGGATG GGCAACCAATGAAATGCAACCTTCATATGAATGGAAATATCATCACATCTGACCAACCCATCTTGCT TCGATTAAGTGACACCCCCTCAGTGAAGAAAGAAGGTGAACCACGTCGGACAAGTGTAGGAGCCTCCTCAAATCCACCTGCTGAGGTGGACCCTGATACCATCTTGAAGGCACTCTTCAAATCCTCAGGGACCTCCTCTTCTGTGCAGCCTACAGAGTTCAAAATCAAACTTTGA